One window of the Rufibacter radiotolerans genome contains the following:
- a CDS encoding KUP/HAK/KT family potassium transporter codes for MEKQSAHAHSRLTTGGLLIALGIIYGDIGTSPLYVMKAIILSGGSVVNMDLVYGGVSCVFWTLTLQTTVKYVLLTLQADNNGEGGIFSLYTLVRKKARWLIVPAVIGGSALLADGIITPPISVSSAIEGLRIINPGIPTVPIVLAILTVLFVAQSFGTQIVGKAFGPIMFVWFAMLAILGMHSIFLHPEVLQAANPAYAYRLLVEYPQGFWLLGAVFLCTTGAEALYSDLGHCGRDNIRVSWLFVKLCLLLNYFGQAAWLTQHTGESLSDKVNPFYGVMPGWFLPIGIAIATLAAIIASQALITGSFTLIGEAIRLNLWPKVRLRYPTNVKGQLFVPSVNWLLWAGCVAVVLYFRESENMEAAYGLAITVTMLATTVLMAYYLHLRKVSKILIGLFVGVYMAIELSFLVANLIKFPHGGWVSVAIGAALITVMYVMLQAFYIKRRLTEEVRLDKYVEGLKELSEDESVPKYSTHLVFMTGADRKNYIESKIIYSIFQKRPKRADIYWFLHVYTTDEPYTMDYTVHHIVPNDVIRVDFRLGFRVEQRINLYFRKVVENLVENGEVDITSRYESLSRQNVIGDFRFVVLEKYMSVENDLPWKENLVMKAYYILKDFIASEDKWFGLDTSSVKIEKVPLLINPVQDVELTRIG; via the coding sequence ATGGAAAAACAATCTGCCCACGCCCACAGCCGCCTCACCACGGGCGGGCTTCTCATCGCCCTTGGCATCATCTACGGTGACATCGGGACCTCGCCCCTGTACGTGATGAAGGCCATCATCCTGAGCGGGGGGAGCGTGGTGAACATGGACCTGGTCTACGGCGGCGTCTCCTGCGTCTTCTGGACCCTTACCCTGCAGACCACGGTCAAGTACGTGCTGCTCACCCTGCAGGCCGACAACAACGGCGAGGGGGGTATCTTCTCGCTCTACACCCTGGTGCGCAAGAAGGCCAGGTGGCTCATAGTCCCGGCGGTCATTGGGGGCAGCGCCCTGCTGGCGGACGGCATCATCACCCCGCCCATCTCCGTCTCCTCGGCCATCGAGGGGCTGCGCATCATCAACCCGGGAATCCCCACCGTGCCCATCGTGCTGGCCATCCTGACGGTCCTTTTCGTGGCCCAGAGTTTCGGGACCCAGATAGTGGGCAAGGCCTTCGGGCCCATCATGTTCGTCTGGTTCGCCATGCTGGCCATACTGGGCATGCACAGCATTTTCCTCCACCCGGAGGTCCTTCAGGCAGCCAACCCCGCGTATGCCTACCGGCTTCTGGTGGAGTATCCCCAGGGCTTCTGGCTGCTGGGCGCCGTCTTCCTCTGCACCACCGGGGCCGAGGCCCTCTACTCCGACCTGGGCCACTGTGGCCGGGACAACATCAGGGTCAGTTGGCTGTTTGTGAAGCTGTGCCTGCTGCTCAACTATTTCGGCCAGGCCGCCTGGCTTACCCAGCACACGGGCGAGTCGCTCTCCGATAAGGTCAACCCCTTCTATGGGGTGATGCCGGGCTGGTTCCTGCCCATCGGGATCGCCATCGCCACGCTGGCCGCCATTATCGCCAGCCAGGCCCTCATCACCGGCTCCTTCACCCTCATCGGGGAGGCCATCCGCCTGAACCTTTGGCCCAAGGTCCGCCTCCGCTACCCCACCAACGTGAAGGGCCAGCTGTTCGTGCCGAGCGTGAACTGGCTGCTCTGGGCCGGCTGCGTGGCCGTGGTCCTCTACTTTAGGGAGTCAGAGAACATGGAGGCCGCCTACGGGCTGGCCATCACCGTGACCATGCTGGCCACCACCGTGCTCATGGCCTATTACCTCCACCTCCGGAAGGTGTCCAAAATCCTCATCGGGTTGTTCGTGGGGGTGTACATGGCCATCGAGCTGTCCTTCCTGGTGGCCAACCTCATCAAGTTCCCGCACGGCGGCTGGGTGTCGGTGGCCATCGGGGCGGCGCTCATCACGGTGATGTACGTGATGCTGCAGGCCTTCTACATCAAGCGCCGCCTGACCGAGGAGGTGCGGCTGGACAAGTACGTGGAGGGGCTCAAGGAGCTGAGCGAGGACGAGTCCGTCCCCAAGTACTCCACGCACCTGGTGTTCATGACCGGCGCCGACCGCAAGAACTACATTGAGTCCAAGATCATCTACTCCATCTTCCAGAAAAGGCCCAAGCGGGCCGACATCTATTGGTTTCTGCACGTGTACACCACCGACGAGCCCTACACCATGGATTACACGGTGCATCACATCGTCCCCAACGACGTCATCCGGGTGGACTTCCGCCTGGGCTTCCGGGTGGAGCAGCGCATCAACCTGTACTTCCGGAAGGTGGTGGAGAACCTGGTGGAGAACGGGGAAGTGGACATCACCAGCCGCTACGAGTCGCTCAGCCGGCAGAACGTGATAGGTGATTTCCGGTTTGTGGTGCTGGAGAAATACATGTCGGTGGAGAACGACCTGCCCTGGAAGGAGAACCTGGTGATGAAGGCCTACTACATCCTTAAGGACTTCATCGCTTCGGAGGACAAGTGGTTCGGCCTGGACACCAGCTCGGTCAAGATAGAGAAGGTTCCCCTGCTCATTAATCCGGTGCAGGACGTGGAACTGACCCGCATAGGGTAA
- the cysM gene encoding cysteine synthase CysM, which yields MTLFELIGNTPLVEIKNINPNPNVKLFGKLEGQNPAGSVKDRAAYHMIKSAFDRGEIKQGDRLVEATSGNTGIALAMVAQALGVQMTLIMPDNSSIERVKAMEAYGAEVILTPAAKTIEYSRELADEMAEKQGYYLLNQFANQDNYLAHYRTTGPELWRDTQGAITHFVSAMGTTGTIMGVSRYLKEQNPAVQIVGTQPSEGSSIPGIRRWSPEFLPKIYEKERVDRIMDVSEQQATSMTRRLAKEEGIMGGMSSGGALHAAVQLAQELESGVIVFIVCDRGDRYLSTDLFG from the coding sequence ATGACCTTATTTGAACTGATAGGCAATACGCCCCTGGTAGAGATTAAGAACATCAACCCAAACCCGAACGTGAAGCTGTTTGGCAAGCTGGAAGGGCAGAACCCCGCAGGGAGCGTGAAAGACCGGGCCGCCTACCACATGATCAAAAGCGCTTTTGACCGGGGAGAAATTAAGCAGGGAGACCGCTTGGTAGAGGCTACCAGTGGAAACACCGGCATTGCCCTGGCTATGGTAGCCCAGGCCCTGGGCGTGCAGATGACCCTCATCATGCCAGATAATTCCTCCATAGAACGGGTGAAAGCCATGGAAGCCTACGGCGCCGAGGTAATCCTGACCCCGGCGGCCAAAACCATTGAATATTCCCGCGAACTAGCCGATGAAATGGCCGAAAAACAGGGCTACTACCTGTTAAACCAGTTCGCGAACCAAGACAATTACCTGGCCCATTACCGCACCACCGGCCCAGAACTTTGGCGAGATACCCAGGGCGCCATTACCCATTTTGTGTCAGCGATGGGGACCACGGGTACCATTATGGGCGTGTCCAGGTATTTGAAAGAGCAGAATCCGGCCGTGCAGATTGTAGGCACCCAACCCTCAGAAGGGTCTTCTATCCCGGGCATCCGGCGCTGGTCTCCCGAGTTTCTGCCCAAGATCTATGAAAAGGAACGGGTAGACCGGATTATGGATGTGAGTGAGCAGCAGGCCACGTCCATGACCCGAAGGCTGGCCAAAGAAGAAGGCATTATGGGCGGCATGAGCAGTGGCGGCGCCCTGCACGCGGCGGTTCAACTGGCTCAGGAGTTGGAGTCAGGCGTGATCGTGTTTATTGTCTGCGATAGGGGAGACCGGTATTTGAGTACCGATCTTTTTGGGTAG
- a CDS encoding phosphatase PAP2 family protein, translated as MKGPSKSFLHLLALLSLKVMVVSLLFLICLFTFNKIRVDVLIDRDTNFDVMIFTWVDQFTTPEMTRFMRMVTFFGSSEYFMVVPPLLAIVFFFYSSMRWHAFRVLVITTSTSLLHMILKLNFQRVRPPQALLVYSGYGFPSGHAMISGAFYGLLIYLVWVTGTGRKWRWFFTCFFTLLVLVIGLSRIYLKVHYATDVVAGFAVGLLWLLLAIYILKKMEKLYQKATNGK; from the coding sequence ATGAAAGGACCATCAAAATCTTTCCTGCATTTGCTAGCGCTTTTGTCTTTAAAGGTAATGGTGGTTAGTCTGCTCTTTTTAATTTGCCTGTTTACCTTCAATAAAATAAGGGTGGATGTTCTAATAGACCGGGATACCAATTTTGATGTCATGATTTTTACATGGGTAGACCAATTCACTACTCCTGAAATGACGCGCTTCATGCGGATGGTCACCTTTTTTGGCTCGTCTGAATATTTCATGGTGGTCCCGCCCCTACTGGCCATCGTCTTTTTCTTTTACAGCAGTATGCGGTGGCATGCCTTTAGAGTATTGGTTATTACCACTAGTACTTCCCTTCTGCACATGATCCTGAAACTTAACTTCCAGCGCGTGCGCCCCCCGCAAGCCCTATTGGTCTATTCTGGCTATGGGTTTCCCAGTGGCCATGCCATGATCTCAGGGGCCTTTTACGGGTTACTTATTTACCTGGTGTGGGTCACGGGCACTGGCAGAAAATGGCGCTGGTTTTTTACCTGCTTTTTCACCCTGCTGGTACTGGTTATAGGGCTGAGCAGAATCTATTTAAAAGTGCATTATGCCACAGATGTGGTAGCCGGCTTTGCCGTGGGGCTGCTTTGGCTATTACTTGCCATTTATATTTTGAAAAAGATGGAGAAACTTTACCAGAAAGCAACCAATGGAAAATAA
- a CDS encoding TonB-dependent receptor produces MKTLLLTFFLLLTASFGYAQQGTLSGKVKDKKTQEPVIGAVVFITGSGTAASTDIDGAYELKIQPGIYKIVVSYVSYKQATYDNIKVEAGRTTQVDFEIEETSSTSLNAVTIVGTRQTGTDMSLISELKQSEVVVSGVSGEQITKSLDRDAAETVKRIPGVTIMNDKYIVIRGMNERYNSVMLNDALTPSTEPDSRAFSFDILPTSVIDRILIYKNGSPELPGDFAGGVIKVFTKNFADENTTSIGVSAAYRGNTTFGNFLAPPAGKTDFLGFDNGTRSLPGSFPGDLRQVSNSNELTSLGRELSNTWTGNRTQAAPDLRFSLGMTRLVDVKDIRLSNVTAISYSNTRLFTRGRRLKYQEFDSTLGYSPQDYNYQDETSSQNSRLGILHNWTARFNNRSKIEFSNLFNQSGSNSILFRKGTENFNGLEQQNYALRYESRTIYTGQLQGTHDFNDMHTSATWTGGYSYTNRNEPDYRRVRTQREIGSSDPFAVAYKFTPSLNDAGRFYSDLNEHVYTAAGQVEHKFNPADSLSENAPKLRVGFYAERKNRDFGARFLSYRPANPGSFDNSLPLLPLNQVFAAQNINNTTGWEIVEGTNPTDSYTAFNTLVAGYVGGTMPVTPEFSLSGGARVEFNHQNLKSTNSLGRAYTFDDKVVRVLPALNLTYAFNLKSMLRAGASISLNRPQFREIAPFSYYNFLTLFEEKGAPLKTATIYNADLRYEFYPSPTEVLSVGVFGKYFVDPIEKYFEITNIGNSLTYTNTPSATTYGVEAEVRKSLTGLTGSHLLDKVTVLLNASLIKSKVELTGDAAAGLTYTSRAMMGQSPYVVNTGLYFQDSDRQVQVNLLYNVVGSRIWAVGSYANPMVYEMPRHVLDLSFTKGLGRHFELKGGVQDLLNQKVRLIQDSNDDARISGADETIQDYQKGAYSSLGLTYKF; encoded by the coding sequence ATGAAAACGTTACTACTCACCTTCTTTCTCCTGCTTACCGCCAGTTTCGGCTATGCCCAGCAAGGCACCCTCTCCGGAAAAGTAAAGGACAAAAAGACCCAGGAGCCCGTGATTGGCGCCGTGGTCTTCATTACCGGCTCGGGCACCGCCGCCTCTACTGACATTGACGGTGCCTACGAGCTAAAAATCCAGCCGGGCATCTATAAAATAGTGGTGTCTTACGTGTCCTATAAACAAGCCACCTATGATAATATAAAGGTAGAGGCGGGCCGCACCACGCAGGTTGATTTTGAGATAGAGGAGACCTCCAGTACCTCTTTGAACGCCGTCACTATAGTAGGTACGCGCCAGACCGGCACAGACATGTCTCTGATCAGTGAACTGAAGCAGAGCGAAGTTGTGGTGAGCGGGGTTTCTGGGGAACAGATCACCAAATCACTGGACCGTGATGCCGCCGAAACCGTGAAGCGTATTCCGGGCGTGACTATCATGAATGACAAGTACATTGTGATTAGGGGCATGAATGAGCGCTATAACTCTGTGATGCTCAATGACGCCCTTACCCCCAGCACCGAGCCCGACAGCCGCGCCTTCTCCTTTGATATTCTGCCCACCAGCGTCATTGACCGCATTCTTATCTACAAGAACGGCTCCCCGGAACTGCCAGGAGATTTTGCCGGCGGCGTGATCAAGGTCTTCACCAAGAACTTCGCTGATGAAAACACTACCTCTATTGGCGTTTCAGCCGCTTACCGGGGCAACACTACGTTTGGCAACTTCCTAGCGCCGCCGGCCGGAAAAACAGATTTCCTGGGCTTTGACAACGGTACCCGCAGCTTGCCCGGCAGTTTTCCGGGGGACCTTCGGCAGGTAAGCAACAGCAATGAACTGACCTCACTGGGCCGCGAACTTTCCAATACATGGACCGGTAACCGCACCCAGGCCGCCCCAGACCTGCGCTTCTCCCTGGGCATGACCCGGTTGGTAGACGTGAAAGACATTAGGTTAAGTAACGTGACCGCCATTTCTTACAGCAACACCCGCCTGTTCACCAGGGGGCGCCGCCTCAAGTACCAGGAATTTGACTCTACCCTGGGCTACAGTCCCCAGGATTATAATTACCAGGATGAAACCTCCAGCCAGAACTCCCGCCTGGGAATACTGCATAACTGGACCGCCCGGTTCAACAACCGTAGCAAAATAGAGTTCAGTAATCTGTTTAACCAGTCGGGCTCCAATTCTATTCTCTTCCGGAAGGGCACCGAGAACTTCAATGGGCTGGAGCAGCAGAACTACGCCTTGCGTTATGAGAGCCGCACCATCTACACAGGGCAATTGCAGGGCACGCATGATTTCAACGACATGCACACCTCGGCTACCTGGACCGGCGGCTACTCCTACACCAACCGCAATGAACCAGATTACCGCCGGGTAAGAACCCAGCGCGAGATAGGCTCCAGTGATCCTTTTGCGGTGGCCTATAAATTCACGCCTTCCCTGAATGATGCCGGCCGCTTTTACTCAGACCTGAATGAGCACGTGTATACCGCCGCAGGACAGGTGGAGCATAAATTCAACCCGGCAGATTCTTTGTCAGAGAACGCCCCCAAACTGCGGGTAGGGTTCTACGCCGAAAGGAAGAATAGAGACTTTGGGGCCCGGTTCCTGTCTTACCGTCCGGCCAACCCAGGTTCTTTTGATAACAGCCTGCCGTTACTTCCCCTGAACCAGGTTTTTGCCGCTCAGAACATCAATAATACCACGGGTTGGGAGATTGTGGAAGGCACTAACCCAACAGATTCTTATACCGCCTTCAACACCCTGGTGGCGGGTTACGTGGGCGGGACCATGCCTGTCACCCCAGAGTTTTCTTTGTCAGGTGGCGCCCGGGTAGAATTCAACCATCAGAACCTGAAGAGCACCAACTCCCTGGGCAGGGCCTACACCTTTGATGACAAAGTAGTGCGGGTGTTGCCCGCCCTGAACCTTACCTATGCCTTTAACCTGAAGTCCATGCTCCGGGCCGGGGCCAGCATTAGCCTGAACCGTCCGCAGTTCAGAGAGATTGCCCCGTTCAGTTACTACAACTTCCTCACGTTGTTTGAGGAGAAAGGCGCCCCGCTTAAAACGGCTACCATTTATAATGCTGACCTGAGGTATGAGTTTTACCCGTCGCCTACCGAGGTGCTGTCAGTGGGCGTGTTCGGGAAATATTTTGTAGACCCCATTGAGAAATACTTTGAGATCACCAACATCGGTAACTCCCTTACCTACACCAATACCCCTTCGGCCACTACCTACGGCGTGGAAGCCGAGGTAAGGAAATCCCTTACCGGCCTGACTGGCTCCCACCTTCTGGACAAGGTAACGGTCTTGCTTAACGCCTCCTTGATCAAGAGCAAAGTGGAACTGACCGGTGATGCCGCCGCGGGCCTCACCTACACGTCCCGCGCCATGATGGGGCAATCGCCTTATGTGGTGAACACCGGCCTTTATTTCCAGGACAGTGACCGCCAGGTGCAGGTAAACCTGCTCTACAACGTAGTGGGAAGCCGCATCTGGGCCGTTGGCTCCTACGCCAACCCAATGGTATATGAGATGCCCCGCCATGTGCTGGACCTTTCCTTTACCAAGGGGCTGGGCCGCCACTTTGAACTGAAAGGCGGTGTCCAGGACCTCCTCAACCAGAAAGTACGCCTGATCCAGGATTCCAATGATGATGCCCGCATTTCAGGGGCAGACGAGACCATCCAGGATTACCAGAAAGGAGCTTACTCTTCGCTCGGTCTTACTTACAAGTTTTAA